The proteins below come from a single Candidozyma auris chromosome 3, complete sequence genomic window:
- the ECM4 gene encoding omega-class glutathione transferase: MSEKKPIEVLKFADKDGAYRRLPSQFRNSISREPGAEFPPDLNRYHLYVSLACPWAHRVLITRLFKGLTQALPVTIVHWHMDENGWRFPTKEELATVKNGDISLGTAEPLYGFERLKQLYYKANPDYDGRFTVPVLWDKQKETIVNNESSEIIRMLNTEFNDLLPADFAEVDLYPEELRSKIDEINDLVYDNINNGVYKTGFATSQDVYEKEVKNVFAHLDKVEEILKSNQEQDPKHRFLIGTTLTEADVRLYTTIVRFDPVYVQHFKCNIGMIRHDYPYINEWLKLLYWKIPAFKDSTDFSHIKKHYTKSHKGINPHGITPVGPIPDVQLD, translated from the coding sequence AAAAAACCAATTGAAGTGCTCAAGTTCGCTGACAAGGACGGTGCGTATCGCCGCTTGCCGTCTCAGTTTCGTAACTCCATCTCCAGGGAACCAGGTGCTGAGTTTCCTCCAGATTTGAACCGTTACCACCTATATGTATCGCTTGCTTGTCCTTGGGCCCACAGGGTTCTTATAACGAGACTTTTCAAGGGGCTCACCCAGGCTCTTCCAGTTACTATTGTGCACTGGCACATGGACGAGAACGGGTGGAGGTTCCCCACTAAGGAGGAATTGGCTACTGTGAAGAATGGTGACATCTCACTTGGGACTGCTGAACCGTTGTATGGATTTGAGAGGTTGAAGCAGTTATATTATAAGGCCAATCCGGACTACGATGGCCGCTTCACAGTGCCTGTGTTGTGGGATAAGCAAAAGGAGACCATTGTCAACAACGAGAGCTCGGAAATCATTCGTATGCTCAACACTGAGTTTAACGATTTGTTGCCTGCCGATTTTGCCGAGGTGGATTTGTACCCCGAAGAGTTGCGCTCGAAGATTGATGAGATCAACGACTTAGTCTACGATAATATCAACAATGGTGTTTACAAAACTGGGTTTGCCACGAGTCAGGATGTTTATGAGAAGGAGGTGAAGAACGTTTTTGCTCATTTGGATAAAGTTGAGGAGATTCTTAAGAGTAACCAGGAGCAAGACCCCAAGCATCGCTTTTTGATCGGGACCACCCTCACAGAGGCTGATGTACGCTTGTACACCACCATTGTGCGTTTTGATCCGGTTTACGTCCAGCATTTCAAGTGCAATATTGGGATGATCAGGCATGACTACCCTTACATCAACGAATGGTTGAAGTTGCTCTATTGGAAAATTCCTGCGTTCAAGGACTCCACTGATTTCAGCCATATCAAGAAGCACTATACGAAATCGCATAAGGGTATCAACCCTCATGGAATAACGCCTGTGGGTCCTATTCCAGATGTGCAGTTGGACTGA
- the RSR1 gene encoding Ras family GTPase RSR1, protein MRDYKIVVLGAGGVGKSSVTVQFVQGVYVESYDPTIEDSYRKSIEVDGRACDLEILDTAGVAQFTAMRELYIKSGKGFLLVYSVTDENSLTELLALREQVLRIKDSDNVPMVLIGNKSDLEEDRVLSVEDGVKVSQQWGSVPFYETSAMYKTNVDEAFIDVVRQIMLKEAQISAEKKQQKEMQKQQALEAGNQKGAVNGIAGIDSESVLKRNRQSVSSKNTKSRSKCCTIV, encoded by the exons atgagAG ATTACAAGATTGTTGTTTTGGGCGCCGGTGGTGTGGGTAAGTCCTCGGTCACCGTTCAGTTTGTGCAAGGTGTATATGTGGAAAGTTATGATCCAACGATCGAGGACTCGTACAGAAAGCTGATCGAAGTCGACGGCAGGGCCTGTGACTTGGAGATTTTGGATACTGCTGGTGTTGCCCAGTTCACTGCTATGCGTGAATTGTATATCAAATCGGGCAAAGGCTTTTTGTTGGTGTACTCTGTCACAGATGAAAACTCCTTGACGGAATTGTTGGCATTGAGAGAGCAGGTGCTCAGAATCAAAGACTCAGATAACGTGCCAATGGTGCTCATTGGTAACAAGAGCGATTTGGAAGAGGACAGAGTGTTGTCTGTCGAGGACGGTGTCAAGGTGTCCCAACAATGGGGGCTGGTTCCTTTCTACGAGACATCGGCCATGTACAAGAccaatgttgatgaggCCTTCATCGACGTGGTGAGACAAATCATGCTTAAAGAGGCACAGATCAGTgctgaaaagaagcagcagaaggAGATGCAGAAGCAACAAGCTTTGGAAGCGGGCAACCAGAAAGGGGCGGTCAACGGTATCGCTGGAATCGATAGCGAGTCTGTCCTCAAGCGAAACAGGCAATCTGTTTCGTCGAAGAACACGAAAAGCCGCAGTAAATGTTGTACCATTGTATGA